In Arthrobacter sp. StoSoilB5, one genomic interval encodes:
- a CDS encoding aldehyde dehydrogenase — protein sequence MSTDSIAGSAPRLIDADAPIENNKFKTELCLDTLDEIYVGGTWTRGGGAVIDSVNPATSEVFATLHGATTEDVDKAVAAGLKAVEQSGWARKLPHERAAVLHRIGTAIELNADRIAALQTLDTGKTLAETRALALSAAATFRFTASALETMEDAVTPPRGNYLSLSTYEPIGVVGAITPWNSPIASDAQKVAPALAAGNAVVVKPPVWAPWVSLLLARICDEAGLPAGLLSVLPGPGRTVGDALARHPDVGKISFTGGTSTGRQLGHIAAEKIMPITLELGGKSPTIIFADADLDQAVAGVLFGIFSSSGQSCIAGSRVFIQRSIYAAVVERLVKGAESLRVGPGTDPRTQVGPLVALAHRDGVARMVDDSRESGARILCGGAAPADQELQAGAYYLPTIIAGVANSEPICQEEIFGPVAVVLPFDDEADLIVQANDSVFGLACGIWTADYRVAWRIARAVSAGTVWVNTYKQFSIATPFSGFKQSGLGTEKGRDGIRSYMRQKSIYVDLSGAPLPWAGALSEPADSNLHSER from the coding sequence ATGAGTACGGACAGCATTGCAGGGAGCGCACCGCGGCTTATTGACGCGGACGCTCCGATTGAGAACAACAAGTTCAAGACCGAACTCTGCCTGGACACTTTGGACGAAATCTATGTCGGGGGCACGTGGACCCGAGGCGGCGGTGCCGTGATCGATTCGGTGAATCCAGCCACTTCCGAGGTATTCGCGACATTGCACGGCGCCACCACGGAGGACGTCGACAAGGCGGTAGCAGCAGGTCTAAAGGCGGTGGAACAGTCTGGATGGGCGCGGAAATTACCCCACGAACGCGCTGCCGTGCTGCACCGGATCGGCACCGCCATCGAGCTCAACGCGGACCGGATCGCCGCCTTGCAGACTTTGGACACCGGCAAGACCCTTGCGGAAACCCGGGCGCTGGCCTTGAGCGCGGCAGCCACTTTCCGGTTCACTGCATCCGCGCTGGAGACCATGGAGGATGCAGTGACGCCTCCTCGCGGGAACTACCTGAGCCTGTCCACCTATGAACCGATCGGGGTGGTAGGCGCCATAACGCCTTGGAACTCACCGATTGCCAGCGACGCACAAAAGGTGGCCCCCGCCCTCGCGGCGGGTAACGCCGTCGTAGTGAAGCCACCCGTATGGGCGCCCTGGGTATCGCTGCTGCTGGCACGGATATGCGACGAAGCCGGCCTGCCGGCAGGTCTGCTCTCCGTGCTTCCCGGCCCCGGGCGGACCGTTGGTGACGCACTGGCACGACACCCGGATGTGGGCAAGATTTCCTTCACAGGTGGCACTTCCACTGGCCGTCAACTGGGCCACATTGCCGCCGAGAAGATCATGCCGATCACCTTGGAGCTGGGCGGGAAATCGCCGACCATCATTTTCGCGGATGCCGATCTGGACCAAGCCGTTGCCGGTGTTCTGTTCGGGATCTTTTCTTCGAGCGGGCAGAGCTGCATTGCAGGCTCCCGTGTCTTTATTCAACGCTCCATCTACGCCGCCGTGGTGGAACGGCTCGTCAAGGGAGCGGAATCTTTGCGGGTGGGGCCTGGAACGGATCCGCGCACGCAGGTGGGACCACTGGTTGCCCTTGCCCACCGCGACGGCGTTGCCAGGATGGTGGACGATTCCCGGGAATCCGGGGCCCGGATTCTCTGCGGCGGCGCGGCTCCCGCGGACCAGGAACTGCAAGCTGGCGCATACTACCTGCCCACCATCATTGCCGGCGTGGCCAACTCTGAGCCCATCTGCCAAGAGGAGATTTTCGGCCCGGTGGCCGTAGTCCTGCCGTTTGACGATGAAGCCGACCTGATCGTCCAGGCAAACGACAGCGTCTTCGGGCTCGCCTGCGGCATCTGGACCGCCGACTACCGCGTGGCCTGGAGAATTGCGCGGGCGGTTTCGGCTGGCACTGTCTGGGTCAATACCTACAAGCAATTCAGCATTGCCACCCCGTTCAGCGGGTTCAAACAAAGCGGTCTCGGCACAGAAAAAGGCCGCGACGGTATTCGTTCCTATATGCGCCAGAAGAGCATCTACGTCGATCTCTCCGGCGCACCCCTCCCATGGGCCGGCGCCTTGTCCGAGCCTGCTGACTCAAATTTGCACTCAGAAAGGTAA
- a CDS encoding RidA family protein, whose amino-acid sequence MNAHPYSPAFAAGGFGFVSGALSVDENGTAVTGRTEALVAAAARLSERLGSVGMTLRDVVKTTYFVTDVTMRDEANSHYELLFDEPRPARSFVEVAALPYGATVEIEAIAHRRN is encoded by the coding sequence ATGAACGCTCACCCCTACAGCCCAGCGTTTGCAGCCGGAGGATTCGGCTTTGTCTCCGGGGCGTTGTCCGTGGACGAAAACGGCACCGCCGTGACCGGCCGTACGGAAGCCCTGGTGGCTGCAGCGGCGCGGCTGTCCGAGCGACTGGGATCGGTTGGCATGACCCTGCGGGACGTGGTCAAAACCACCTACTTCGTCACTGACGTGACAATGCGGGATGAGGCGAACAGCCACTACGAGCTGCTCTTTGACGAACCCCGCCCGGCGCGCTCCTTTGTGGAAGTAGCCGCATTACCTTACGGGGCAACGGTTGAAATCGAAGCGATCGCGCACCGGCGGAATTGA
- a CDS encoding PDR/VanB family oxidoreductase, translating into MSIETQNRGPLDRDVMGYEDVPSPGGSPGQQEGLGIKGTAVRHLRVQQKTWEADGIASITLVDPDGAPLPQWLPGAHLSLHLPNGLTREYSLCSAPEDARSWTVAVLRTSDSRGGSKLIHEQLPVGALITVEGPRNNFELDEAERYVLVAGGIGITPIISMVRRLQAAGADWSLLYTGRSRSTMAFLAEIAALPQERVTIHAMDETNGDHADLAAAVGALPSEALVYACGPEALMQAVAHAMTDESRLRIERFKAPEILPQPDQSDTGFDVICESTGQRIPVAPDVSVLDALNEAGVDVPSSCAEGICGTCETRVIKGDVEHRDFLLTPAERTESKSMFVCVSRCRSRELILDL; encoded by the coding sequence ATGAGTATCGAGACTCAGAACCGCGGACCGTTAGACCGTGACGTCATGGGGTATGAGGACGTTCCGTCGCCCGGGGGCAGCCCGGGGCAGCAGGAAGGCCTGGGAATCAAGGGCACGGCAGTGCGTCATCTCCGGGTCCAGCAAAAAACCTGGGAAGCTGACGGCATCGCCAGCATTACCCTTGTGGATCCTGACGGTGCGCCGCTCCCGCAGTGGCTTCCCGGAGCCCACCTGAGCTTGCACCTGCCTAACGGCCTGACCCGCGAATACTCTCTGTGCTCGGCTCCCGAGGACGCCAGGAGCTGGACCGTGGCCGTGCTGCGGACGTCCGATTCCCGCGGTGGCAGCAAGCTGATCCATGAGCAATTGCCGGTCGGCGCGCTCATCACAGTAGAAGGCCCGCGCAACAACTTTGAGCTGGACGAGGCTGAACGGTACGTGCTGGTCGCAGGCGGTATCGGCATTACGCCGATCATCTCCATGGTGCGGCGCTTGCAGGCCGCCGGGGCTGACTGGTCCTTGCTGTACACCGGACGTTCCCGTTCCACGATGGCTTTCCTGGCCGAAATCGCTGCGCTCCCGCAGGAGCGGGTAACCATCCACGCCATGGATGAAACCAATGGGGACCATGCTGATCTCGCCGCTGCAGTTGGCGCGTTGCCCTCTGAAGCACTGGTCTATGCCTGCGGTCCTGAAGCGCTGATGCAGGCTGTTGCCCACGCTATGACCGACGAATCGCGGCTGAGGATCGAACGGTTCAAGGCACCGGAAATCCTCCCACAACCGGATCAGTCGGATACAGGCTTCGACGTCATCTGCGAAAGCACCGGTCAACGGATCCCGGTGGCCCCGGATGTCTCCGTGCTCGATGCCCTGAACGAAGCCGGCGTGGACGTTCCCAGCTCCTGCGCCGAAGGCATCTGCGGAACCTGCGAAACCCGCGTCATCAAGGGCGATGTTGAGCACCGCGATTTCCTGCTCACCCCGGCCGAGCGGACGGAGAGCAAATCGATGTTCGTCTGCGTCTCACGCTGCCGGTCCCGAGAACTGATTTTGGATCTCTAG
- a CDS encoding VOC family protein has translation MNYFAAEPVCNLRSLRSVSLKVPDSVPAKDFYQEVWGLSMVEEDTDKFWLRGTGSEHHILKLEKGEHNALGGVSFALATPQDVDLAATKLAALGIPLFREPGPLDDAAGGYGLQLVDPEGRLVELSANVHAVVSLEPSGRRAIPRKIAHVVLNTIDIDRATAFYTQVLGMRISDWSEHQMAFLRCNSEHHVIAFNQAPWTSVNHVAYEMQSIDHFMRGIGSLKRHNIAPQWGPGRHGPGDNTFSYFTDPAGLVCEYTSEVAQVDEDSWLCRTWKRTPELSDQWGTAGPPTSAVRTAMAGIPDSGYRSLVVPGREDYFTVPETSAAEKVHA, from the coding sequence ATGAACTACTTTGCAGCAGAGCCCGTCTGTAACCTGCGGTCACTGCGTTCCGTATCCCTTAAAGTGCCTGACTCCGTGCCGGCAAAGGACTTCTATCAGGAGGTCTGGGGGCTCTCGATGGTGGAGGAGGACACCGATAAGTTCTGGCTCCGCGGAACCGGCTCCGAACACCACATCCTGAAGCTGGAAAAGGGCGAACATAATGCCCTCGGCGGGGTCTCCTTCGCCCTCGCTACACCGCAGGACGTGGATCTTGCTGCCACTAAGCTAGCCGCTTTGGGCATTCCTCTCTTTCGCGAGCCCGGCCCCTTGGACGATGCTGCCGGCGGTTATGGCCTGCAACTGGTGGATCCAGAGGGCCGCCTGGTGGAACTCTCCGCCAATGTCCATGCCGTGGTCAGCCTGGAGCCCTCCGGTCGGCGCGCCATTCCCCGCAAGATCGCCCACGTGGTGCTCAACACCATTGATATTGACCGCGCCACCGCCTTCTATACACAGGTGCTCGGGATGCGGATTTCCGACTGGTCGGAGCACCAGATGGCCTTCCTGCGCTGCAACAGCGAGCACCACGTCATCGCGTTCAACCAGGCTCCGTGGACATCCGTGAACCACGTTGCCTACGAAATGCAGAGCATCGATCACTTCATGCGCGGCATCGGCAGCCTCAAGCGACACAACATCGCGCCGCAGTGGGGGCCGGGCCGGCACGGCCCCGGCGATAACACCTTCTCCTACTTCACGGACCCGGCCGGCCTGGTCTGCGAGTACACGTCGGAAGTGGCCCAAGTGGACGAGGACAGTTGGCTGTGCCGCACGTGGAAGCGGACTCCCGAGCTGTCCGACCAGTGGGGAACCGCAGGTCCGCCTACCTCAGCCGTCCGCACCGCAATGGCGGGCATTCCGGATAGCGGATACCGTTCCCTCGTGGTCCCGGGACGTGAGGACTATTTCACGGTTCCTGAAACCTCTGCCGCAGAAAAAGTCCATGCCTAG
- a CDS encoding alpha/beta hydrolase produces MHGIGGNASSCGPLAAMLSAQGYRTLCWDAPGYGASADPAGKMDHSGVVLDVLAWLGIGPVHLIGTSWGGVIATRVAAQAPEAVRSIVLADSTRGSATTKEGAERMLARVPELAAAGPHALAARRAPNLVSQSAPPSIAEAVRAGMAAVRLPGYSAAATMMAESDTSALLPHLQVPALVLVGEDDVVTGVTESRILAQNIPGAAFEIIPGAGHAAIQEKPAEMSAAILAFWKRLK; encoded by the coding sequence ATGCATGGCATCGGCGGCAACGCGTCATCATGCGGGCCCCTGGCCGCAATGCTGAGCGCGCAGGGCTACAGGACGCTTTGCTGGGATGCCCCGGGCTATGGCGCATCCGCGGACCCGGCAGGAAAGATGGACCATTCCGGCGTCGTCCTGGATGTTCTTGCCTGGCTCGGCATCGGGCCGGTCCATCTGATCGGCACCTCCTGGGGAGGCGTGATTGCCACCCGGGTAGCAGCACAGGCGCCGGAGGCAGTGCGGTCCATCGTGCTGGCGGACAGCACACGGGGCTCAGCGACCACAAAGGAAGGGGCGGAGCGCATGCTGGCGCGCGTGCCGGAACTGGCAGCGGCCGGCCCTCATGCCCTGGCCGCCCGGCGGGCGCCGAATCTGGTCTCGCAGTCCGCCCCGCCGTCGATCGCAGAAGCTGTGCGAGCCGGTATGGCAGCGGTCCGCCTGCCCGGCTATTCGGCAGCGGCGACGATGATGGCGGAAAGCGACACCAGCGCCCTCCTGCCGCACTTGCAGGTCCCGGCACTGGTTTTGGTAGGCGAGGACGACGTGGTCACCGGCGTGACGGAATCCAGGATCCTTGCGCAGAACATTCCGGGTGCCGCCTTTGAAATCATCCCTGGTGCCGGACACGCCGCCATACAAGAGAAACCGGCGGAAATGTCCGCTGCCATCCTCGCTTTTTGGAAGAGACTCAAGTGA
- a CDS encoding 3-oxoacyl-ACP reductase family protein: MTRLVVVTGSGRGLGFDIAERLGSGGDRLVIAEKNADLAEQAAATLRGQGLDATAVVTDIADSTSVAALADAVQQLGGADALVNNAALADGVGGDTFWELDEDFFQRVMTVNAFGTWLVSKHLYPQMAKKQAGSIVNIASDAALYGSPRLVHYVGSKGAVLAMTRTMARDAGASGVRVNAVAPGLTRVEATESVPASRYQLYADNRVLARDQQPQDVSGVVQFLLSDAAGFITGQTIVVDGGFVMGH; encoded by the coding sequence GTGACACGACTAGTGGTAGTGACTGGATCTGGCCGAGGCCTCGGCTTCGATATCGCCGAACGGCTGGGGAGCGGCGGGGACCGCCTGGTCATTGCCGAGAAGAATGCGGACTTGGCCGAGCAGGCCGCGGCAACTCTGCGCGGACAAGGGCTTGATGCGACGGCGGTCGTCACCGACATCGCGGACAGCACCTCGGTCGCGGCCTTGGCCGACGCGGTCCAACAGCTCGGCGGCGCGGATGCGCTGGTCAACAATGCCGCCTTGGCCGACGGCGTGGGCGGAGACACTTTCTGGGAATTGGACGAAGACTTCTTCCAACGGGTCATGACGGTGAACGCGTTCGGGACCTGGCTCGTCAGCAAACACCTCTATCCACAAATGGCCAAAAAGCAGGCGGGTTCGATTGTTAACATCGCATCCGACGCGGCACTCTACGGCTCCCCGAGACTGGTCCACTACGTCGGATCAAAAGGGGCCGTCCTGGCAATGACCCGGACCATGGCCCGTGATGCGGGCGCGTCCGGAGTCCGGGTCAATGCAGTCGCCCCGGGCCTGACCCGGGTGGAAGCCACCGAGTCGGTACCTGCCTCCCGATACCAGCTCTACGCGGACAACAGGGTGTTGGCCCGGGACCAGCAGCCCCAGGACGTCTCAGGCGTTGTCCAGTTCCTGCTTTCCGATGCCGCAGGTTTCATCACTGGCCAGACCATCGTGGTCGACGGCGGCTTTGTTATGGGCCACTAA
- a CDS encoding SDR family oxidoreductase has product MDLQLKDRTVVITGASSGVGLATARYLLGEGAQVAACARDAGRLAAAFDEFSWADRRSVYLASCDVTDQDATNKFIAGTLDSFGAVDGLVCNAGRSLMATLQETTDQQIRDEFSLKIFGVLNMVRSARSALAASAHGSVVNVNAILSRQPELRLAATSAARAGLLNLTHSLAEDLAEDGTRVNSVLLGLVDTGQWRRRFENAATELDYEAWSAELAKDRGIKLGRFGTAEEVAFHIVSLLSPLSGYTTGASIDVGGGVGRYV; this is encoded by the coding sequence ATGGACTTGCAATTGAAGGACCGCACTGTCGTTATTACCGGGGCGAGTTCAGGCGTCGGCCTTGCCACCGCCCGATACCTGCTCGGCGAAGGCGCCCAGGTTGCAGCCTGCGCCCGCGACGCTGGCCGCCTGGCAGCTGCCTTCGATGAATTTTCCTGGGCTGACAGGCGCTCGGTTTACCTGGCGTCCTGTGACGTCACCGACCAGGACGCGACGAACAAGTTTATCGCCGGCACGCTTGACAGCTTTGGCGCGGTTGATGGGCTCGTCTGCAACGCTGGCCGCTCCCTGATGGCCACGCTCCAGGAAACCACCGACCAACAGATCCGGGACGAATTCAGTTTGAAGATCTTCGGCGTCTTGAATATGGTCCGCTCCGCCAGGTCTGCCCTGGCTGCATCGGCACATGGCTCGGTGGTTAACGTAAACGCAATCCTGTCCAGGCAACCTGAGCTGCGCCTGGCCGCCACATCTGCTGCCCGTGCCGGACTGCTGAATCTTACGCATTCCCTCGCTGAGGACCTGGCCGAAGACGGTACCCGCGTGAACTCGGTGTTGCTGGGGCTGGTGGACACCGGCCAATGGCGCAGGCGGTTCGAAAATGCCGCCACTGAGCTGGACTACGAGGCTTGGAGTGCGGAACTAGCCAAGGACCGCGGGATCAAACTGGGTCGCTTCGGCACAGCCGAGGAAGTTGCGTTCCACATCGTCAGCTTGCTGTCGCCACTGAGCGGTTACACCACAGGCGCCTCAATCGACGTCGGCGGGGGAGTGGGCCGGTATGTCTAA
- a CDS encoding thiamine pyrophosphate-binding protein — MSEPQAAAVPREQTGGDVLVRVMRRHGIDTAFGVISIHNLPLVEAVDRELNFVAVRHEAAAVNAADAYARASGKIGVALTSTGTGAGNAAGSMVEALTAGSRVLHVTGQIDSEFMGSSRGVIHEVPRQLQMLHAVSGYARTIFNAKDVEADLEEAIAHLYSAPHTPASIEWPTDLQYLALPEDQRPIDAQVKPLPDYEPEAVAKAVKLLAGAKRPLIWAGGGAAGAEKELRDLLHRLGAGLLTSNSGRGVVPEDDDLVIGNFASNPGTIRLIGESDLLLSIGTHFRSNETQHYALKLPTPHIQLDLDPAAVGRVYPADLGLVGDSRTILEAIGNQLATHSVEPGWADQVRTVRRDVRTALTEYIGGYAEICTSIRRRLDRESVIARDVTIPSSQWGNRLLEIYSRETNIFPLGGGIGQGLAMGIGAACARPDVPTVVIAGDGGLAVHLGELASLGGSGVWCVVLVFNDAGYGVLRNMQKANGFAEAGVNLHTPDFDLLAQSLQLPFWRVRGTGTFDQALAEALAVRGPAVIEIDVTALDPVPGAFVPPVHVPTRDEKGIGE; from the coding sequence ATGTCAGAACCGCAAGCAGCAGCCGTCCCAAGAGAGCAAACGGGCGGCGATGTCCTTGTCCGGGTAATGCGCAGGCACGGCATCGACACGGCCTTCGGGGTCATCAGCATCCACAACCTGCCACTCGTGGAGGCAGTGGACCGTGAGTTGAACTTTGTAGCCGTCCGGCATGAGGCAGCAGCAGTCAACGCCGCTGATGCCTATGCCCGTGCCTCGGGCAAAATCGGCGTTGCCCTGACCAGCACCGGTACGGGAGCCGGCAATGCGGCTGGATCCATGGTTGAGGCGCTCACCGCTGGAAGCCGCGTGCTGCACGTGACAGGCCAGATCGATAGCGAATTCATGGGCAGCTCCCGCGGAGTGATCCATGAGGTGCCGCGCCAGCTGCAGATGCTCCACGCGGTTTCCGGCTACGCGCGCACGATTTTCAATGCCAAGGACGTGGAGGCCGATCTGGAGGAGGCAATCGCGCACCTGTATTCGGCGCCGCACACACCCGCCAGCATCGAATGGCCCACGGATCTGCAATATCTGGCGCTTCCGGAGGACCAGCGTCCAATCGACGCGCAGGTCAAGCCCTTGCCGGACTACGAGCCCGAAGCTGTTGCGAAGGCTGTGAAGCTTCTGGCGGGCGCCAAAAGGCCACTGATCTGGGCCGGTGGAGGTGCCGCTGGCGCGGAAAAGGAGCTTCGGGATCTGCTGCACCGTTTGGGCGCTGGTTTGCTGACCAGCAACTCCGGCCGCGGCGTGGTCCCGGAGGACGACGATCTCGTGATCGGCAATTTCGCCTCCAACCCCGGTACGATCCGGCTGATCGGGGAGTCCGACCTGCTGCTGAGCATTGGAACGCACTTCCGTTCCAACGAGACCCAGCACTACGCGCTCAAGCTGCCCACCCCGCACATCCAGTTGGACCTGGACCCTGCTGCCGTGGGCCGTGTCTATCCGGCCGATCTGGGCTTGGTGGGAGACTCCCGGACCATCTTGGAGGCGATCGGCAACCAGCTGGCCACCCATTCAGTGGAACCCGGGTGGGCCGATCAGGTGCGGACCGTCCGGCGGGACGTGCGGACCGCACTGACTGAGTACATAGGAGGTTATGCCGAAATCTGCACCAGCATTCGACGGCGACTGGACCGGGAATCCGTTATCGCACGGGATGTCACGATTCCTTCCAGCCAGTGGGGCAACCGCCTGCTCGAAATATACTCCCGGGAAACCAACATTTTCCCGCTCGGAGGCGGCATCGGCCAAGGGCTGGCGATGGGCATTGGCGCTGCCTGCGCCCGTCCCGATGTTCCCACGGTAGTTATTGCCGGGGACGGCGGCCTGGCCGTCCACCTCGGTGAACTCGCCTCCCTGGGTGGCTCGGGTGTCTGGTGCGTGGTGTTGGTGTTCAACGATGCCGGTTACGGCGTGCTGCGCAACATGCAGAAAGCCAACGGCTTTGCCGAAGCAGGCGTCAACCTGCATACGCCCGACTTTGACTTGCTGGCCCAGTCGCTGCAGCTGCCATTCTGGCGGGTTCGAGGTACCGGGACCTTTGATCAAGCCCTGGCCGAAGCGCTTGCGGTTCGGGGGCCCGCGGTAATCGAGATCGATGTCACGGCACTCGATCCCGTACCGGGCGCATTCGTGCCGCCGGTGCATGTTCCAACCCGGGACGAAAAAGGTATAGGGGAGTAG
- a CDS encoding alpha/beta hydrolase yields the protein MTLSTVIDSDFGYEPEESTPQHDVVCLNAGTSASEWFASQVDALGARVWEPQISLAIDVGSSPRQLEMWVDAASSALRGSPSGPAHILATGAAAYGAIMLAATYPEQVKSIILGDPEVDTTLEGYTTTLRRVQAPSLVIAAAPRSDTDISKPQSVAGGIDNGVFVIIDNTPAPAHHSRPHSFNEWTKSFMKIAEGLHAVGSPQEEANA from the coding sequence ATGACATTGAGTACGGTTATTGATTCTGACTTCGGATATGAACCCGAGGAGTCCACGCCACAGCACGACGTAGTGTGCCTGAATGCCGGAACTTCAGCCAGCGAATGGTTTGCCAGCCAGGTGGACGCTCTTGGGGCCCGTGTCTGGGAACCCCAGATCAGCCTTGCCATCGACGTCGGCAGTTCACCGCGCCAGCTGGAGATGTGGGTCGACGCGGCCTCCTCGGCGCTGCGCGGGTCCCCGTCGGGCCCAGCGCACATTCTGGCGACGGGCGCGGCGGCCTACGGCGCCATAATGCTGGCTGCCACATACCCTGAGCAGGTCAAGAGCATCATCCTAGGTGACCCCGAGGTTGACACCACCTTGGAGGGATACACCACCACGCTCCGACGCGTGCAGGCTCCCTCGCTCGTTATCGCCGCGGCGCCGCGGAGCGACACAGATATCTCGAAGCCTCAAAGCGTTGCCGGCGGCATCGACAATGGGGTCTTTGTCATCATCGACAACACCCCCGCGCCAGCGCACCACAGCCGGCCCCACTCCTTCAACGAGTGGACCAAGTCATTCATGAAAATCGCCGAAGGCCTGCACGCCGTCGGCTCACCACAGGAGGAAGCCAATGCTTGA
- a CDS encoding recombinase-like helix-turn-helix domain-containing protein, with protein MLEQYLEANQSRVGPPHPYEQKLAGALTEIFASGTHELPAIITGLNNLGLNAPDGQPWDEARFRSEMRRLGE; from the coding sequence ATGCTTGAACAGTATCTTGAAGCAAACCAGTCCCGGGTGGGTCCGCCTCATCCTTACGAACAGAAGCTGGCGGGGGCGCTGACAGAGATCTTTGCCAGTGGAACCCATGAGCTTCCGGCGATCATCACGGGGCTGAACAACCTGGGGTTGAACGCCCCCGATGGCCAGCCTTGGGATGAAGCCCGTTTCCGTTCTGAAATGCGACGACTGGGAGAGTAG
- a CDS encoding Rieske 2Fe-2S domain-containing protein — protein sequence MTTETATAAAGSKAAGKGKRKYVVGTRRQLDAAELAATGLRDRWYPIYPSRFVGTGDMVKVKRLGVDWLLFRDATGQIRMLEDRCPHRSAPLSVGQHLGDRVACKYHGVQVDGQGTVVSVPGMPGCALEGRTVTASLAVAEGADTIFAFVPLTEDSEVTGFKLPDRLDNPEISWFSNYAEWISPWRYYMDNVLDPMHGAFLHRDSHSMFGGDTSARFRIRETDRGFFFEKTDQRGKNFDWVEFCRESMDYVDLEIPYAESAGPGGSFGIVGMSTPIDENTSAVFHWRTRTVSDWERDVWRFMYKATLEEKHWAVLEQDRELLEALAADADRGEHLYQHDLGVARIRRVHEADAQKQAAILLDGSA from the coding sequence ATGACAACTGAAACGGCCACAGCTGCCGCTGGAAGCAAGGCTGCCGGCAAAGGCAAGAGGAAATACGTCGTCGGTACCCGACGCCAGCTCGATGCTGCCGAGCTCGCTGCCACCGGACTGAGGGACCGCTGGTACCCGATTTACCCCTCGCGCTTTGTTGGCACGGGGGACATGGTCAAAGTCAAACGGTTGGGTGTGGACTGGCTGCTGTTCCGTGATGCCACTGGCCAGATCCGCATGTTGGAGGACCGCTGCCCCCACCGCAGCGCCCCGCTGTCGGTGGGCCAGCACTTGGGGGACCGCGTGGCTTGCAAGTACCACGGCGTCCAGGTCGATGGCCAAGGGACGGTTGTGTCGGTTCCGGGCATGCCCGGCTGCGCGCTGGAGGGCAGGACGGTTACTGCCTCGCTGGCGGTCGCGGAGGGGGCTGACACCATCTTTGCTTTCGTGCCGCTCACCGAAGATTCGGAGGTCACCGGGTTCAAGCTTCCAGACCGGTTGGACAACCCGGAGATTTCCTGGTTTTCAAACTACGCTGAATGGATTAGTCCTTGGCGCTACTACATGGACAATGTCCTGGACCCGATGCATGGCGCGTTCCTGCACCGCGACTCCCACTCGATGTTTGGCGGCGATACCAGCGCCCGGTTCCGCATCCGTGAAACTGATCGCGGGTTCTTCTTCGAAAAGACGGACCAGCGTGGCAAGAACTTCGACTGGGTGGAATTCTGCCGCGAATCCATGGATTACGTGGACCTGGAGATCCCCTACGCGGAATCGGCAGGCCCCGGAGGGTCCTTCGGCATTGTCGGAATGTCCACGCCTATTGATGAAAACACCTCGGCTGTTTTCCACTGGCGGACTCGGACTGTCTCAGACTGGGAGCGGGACGTTTGGCGCTTCATGTACAAGGCCACTCTTGAGGAGAAGCACTGGGCGGTCTTGGAACAGGACCGTGAATTGCTTGAGGCACTGGCCGCGGACGCGGACAGGGGTGAGCATTTGTACCAGCACGATCTTGGCGTAGCCCGGATCCGTCGGGTCCACGAGGCTGATGCCCAGAAGCAGGCTGCCATTCTCCTGGACGGGAGCGCCTGA
- a CDS encoding cupin domain-containing protein: protein MSKALDATTAELEELIDSSIASLESRVVDFDTLKFQTKMGEKFRRGQVRYIGSGATGDHSDDNTILQAEHFTFSNMVLPAGCVGPEHTHPDVEEVFFVLEGQVEFSVHDVEDGTRMASRVLGYRDLIRVPAGVPRSLRTVGDQDAIICVIIGAKKPEIPFYPPTSEMHGVTR from the coding sequence ATGAGTAAAGCCCTCGATGCAACGACTGCTGAGCTCGAGGAGCTGATCGATTCGTCCATCGCCTCCCTTGAGAGCCGGGTTGTCGATTTCGATACGCTCAAGTTCCAAACCAAGATGGGGGAAAAGTTCCGGCGCGGCCAGGTCCGTTACATAGGATCAGGGGCCACCGGTGACCACTCGGACGATAACACCATCCTCCAGGCAGAACACTTCACGTTCTCCAACATGGTGTTGCCCGCCGGATGCGTCGGTCCAGAACATACCCACCCGGACGTCGAAGAGGTGTTCTTCGTCCTCGAAGGGCAGGTCGAGTTCAGCGTGCATGACGTGGAAGACGGCACCAGGATGGCAAGCCGCGTGTTGGGCTACCGGGACTTGATCCGGGTTCCAGCCGGCGTTCCCCGTAGCCTGCGCACCGTCGGTGACCAGGACGCCATCATCTGCGTGATCATTGGAGCCAAAAAGCCCGAGATTCCCTTCTACCCACCCACGTCCGAGATGCATGGCGTGACGCGCTAG